One Hordeum vulgare subsp. vulgare chromosome 4H, MorexV3_pseudomolecules_assembly, whole genome shotgun sequence DNA window includes the following coding sequences:
- the LOC123451141 gene encoding ethylene-responsive transcription factor ERN1-like produces the protein MATGSEPWAATVGAVAAAQRARKRFVGVRQRPSGRWVAEIKDTIQKIRVWLGTFDTAEEAARAYDEAACLLRGANTRTNFWPSTATSDGGAGLTENHGHLHHHTPPPSALPSKVTNLLRRRLKRARSISDEHHISASATAQEALGQQQQRQEQEQEEYGASSFQVDDFFSYDSNVDEHGVVKYEEDSPHCSRHAEDEEDDVSEEEEAPLDFGFMDAHPPPPGHVGDAGLFSPFEMMAAVEGETETTEYGGGGGENSAAIHEVTKRMKYERKISASLYALSGVSECLRLRLGNSGAGGHELALSGLRDACMKKRQEQNQEAVVDRVEGRGHEESSSSNSSSSSDVASCPPEAGTISSPSADDVDSDVVMWSSLHLAPICFMS, from the coding sequence ATGGCGACAGGGTCCGAACCATGGGCGGCGACGGTCGGCGCCGTGGCGGCTGCACAGCGGGCTCGGAAGCGCTTCGTGGGCGTGCGGCAGCGGCCGTCCGGGCGGTGGGTGGCCGAGATCAAGGACACCATCCAGAAGATCCGGGTGTGGCTCGGCACCTTCGACACCGCTGAGGAGGCGGCCCGCGCCTACGACGAGGCCGCGTGCCTCCTCCGCGGCGCCAACACCCGCACCAACTTCTGGCCCAGCACAGCCACCTCGGACGGCGGGGCAGGGTTGACGGAGAACCAtggccacctccaccaccacacgCCGCCGCCATCGGCTCTCCCCTCCAAGGTCACcaacctcctccgccgccgcctcaagAGAGCGCGCAGCATCAGCGACGAACACCACATCAGTGCAAGTGCCACTGCACAAGAAGCACttgggcagcagcagcagcggcaagAGCAAGAACAAGAGGAGTACGGTGCCAGCAGCTTCCAAGTCGACGACTTCTTCAGCTACGACTCCAACGTCGACGAGCATGGCGTCGTGAAATACGAGGAGGACTCCCCCCACTGCTCTCGACACGCGGAGGATGAAGAAGACGATGTGTCCGAGGAGGAGGAAGCGCCTTTGGACTTTGGGTTCATGGACGCGCATCCGCCTCCACCCGGGCACGTCGGCGACGCGGGGCTTTTCTCACCGTTCGAGATgatggcggcggtggagggggagaCAGAGACGACGGagtacggcggcggcggcggcgagaacTCGGCGGCAATCCACGAGGTGACGAAGAGAATGAAGTACGAACGGAAGATCTCTGCCTCGCTCTACGCGCTCAGCGGCGTGTCCGAGTGCCTTCGCCTGCGCCTAGGCAACTCCGGCGCCGGCGGTCACGAGCTGGCGCTCTCCGGTCTGAGGGATGCGTGCATGAAGAAGCGGCAGGAACAAAATCAAGAAGCAGTGGTAGATCGCGTTGAGGGCCGGGGCCACGAGGAAAGCTCAAGCAGCAACAGCAGCTCGTCGTCCGACGTAGCGAGCTGTCCGCCGGAGGCGGGGACGATCTCGTCGCCGAGCGCCGATGACGTCGACAGCGACGTGGTGATGTGGAGCTCCCTTCATCTGGCTCCCATCTGCTTCATGTCATGA
- the LOC123451142 gene encoding LOB domain-containing protein 37-like, with product MSCNGCRVLRKGCSDACVLRPSIEWIDGAQPQANATVFVAKFFGRAGLVASLAAVPLHHRPALFRSLLYEACGRTINPVSGAIGLMWTSNWDLCQAAADAVLRGDSLRSLSAVPAAFTDRDMAGLYGSVGTNTGSSSSLHSSPENSTSAPAGKRSKNYCGAAAGQQVKLPGPVLPSCELDLCLTPLSSPLAGGRRGGASDEYSTTTCCEEASGDAAEAGAPALLNLFN from the exons ATGAGCTGCAACGGGTGCCGGGTGCTGCGCAAGGGGTGCAGCGACGCCTGCGTGCTGCGGCCCAGCATCGAGTGGATCGACGGCGCCCAGCCGCAGGCCAACGCCACCGTCTTCGTCGCCAAGTTCTTCGGCCGCGCCGGCCTCGTCGCCTCCCTCGCCGCCGtcccgctccaccaccgcccaG CTTTGTTCCGGTCGCTGCTGTACGAGGCGTGCGGACGGACGATCAACCCGGTGAGCGGCGCCATCGGGCTCATGTGGACCAGCAACTGGGACCTCTGCCAGGCCGCGGCCGACGCCGTGCTGCGCGGCGACTCCCTGCGCTCGCTCTCCGCCGTGCCGGCCGCCTTCACGGACCGCGACATGGCCGGGCTCTACGGCAGCGTCGGCACCAACACCGGCAGCTCCTCCTCCCTCCACTCCTCGCCGGAGAACTCCACCTCCGCGCCCGCCGGGAAGCGGAGCAAGAACTACTGCGGCGCCGCAGCGGGGCAGCAGGTGAAGCTGCCGGGGCCGGTGCTGCCGTCGTGCGAGCTGGACCTCTGCCTGACGCCCTTGTCGTCGCCGCTGGCCGGCGGGAGGCGAGGCGGCGCGTCGGACGAGTACTCCACCACCACGTGCTGCGAGGAAGCCAGCGGCGACGCGGCTGAGGCCGGGGCGCCCGCGCTGCTCAACCTCTTCAACTGA